A single window of Anaerocolumna chitinilytica DNA harbors:
- a CDS encoding cytochrome b/b6 domain-containing protein, whose amino-acid sequence MKNVRFDLVMHWLYAIIWALLAISGFAMIGAKFGWILNFNFTMADTVHRFSASAFVLITFIAVIHEIIRKIKKDNRPQPWNIIGRSGYQLFNFIITLLLILSGVLIWICMEFNEKAVAFALLIHENISYLSLISIIWHIFKKTHILIWPKNKVKQDIK is encoded by the coding sequence ATGAAAAATGTGAGATTTGACTTGGTGATGCATTGGTTATATGCAATCATATGGGCCTTACTTGCCATCAGCGGTTTTGCTATGATAGGTGCAAAGTTTGGATGGATCTTAAATTTCAACTTTACCATGGCGGACACGGTACACAGATTCAGTGCATCAGCCTTTGTACTAATCACATTTATTGCAGTCATACATGAAATTATACGAAAAATTAAAAAGGATAACCGGCCTCAGCCTTGGAATATTATCGGAAGAAGCGGTTATCAGCTTTTTAACTTTATAATAACACTGCTTCTTATCTTAAGCGGAGTCCTTATCTGGATATGTATGGAGTTCAATGAAAAAGCAGTGGCATTTGCTCTTTTAATTCATGAAAATATATCCTATTTATCCCTTATCAGTATCATATGGCATATTTTCAAAAAAACGCACATTCTGATATGGCCAAAAAATAAAGTTAAGCAGGATATTAAATAA